In Rhodamnia argentea isolate NSW1041297 chromosome 5, ASM2092103v1, whole genome shotgun sequence, the DNA window tcaaattcaaccAACGCACGCCTCTCCAGCTCACCCATGGAGACGATGCAGAACGGACAAGCTACAGAGGAGGCCGCAGCAGCTCGGGACGGCTCTGTTTGCGGATACAAGTCGCTCCATCGCCTCCTCCGCCACGATCTCAACCCCCAAGTCTTTCAGGTTTTCCCTTCTCAATTGCATCTCTCTCCTCAGTGTCGCTCGATCGATACTGGCTCGCAGAGCAGTATCCGGTCGATTTGAATCGTTGTAGCTGTTGATCCGATTGACTTGGCATGTATTTCTCGAGTGTTATTCTTCGATTGGATTTTGACCTGAGCTTattaaggaaatgaagttgATTCCGTGAAATCCGTGGAATTAGAAACGACATAGTTTCGTTTTGGGGAAGATGTTCTGGCACTGGTGCTTTTCTGTAAGCTTGATGGTGCTAGCATCTACAGATTTTTAATTGTTGCTGATCAGGAAAGGAAAGGCTTCGTGGAGAAGGATTGCTGTAGTAAAATCTTGGGATGAAATACGCAAATCATGTGGTCAGATTGTACGATTCTGTTCTGCTCGATTTGTCTCGTCTCTCCGCTcgctttttccaattaaacttaCGCTTTGCTGTTTACGTGAATATTGATGTCATTAGTCAATCTAGGAGAATGTTTGTATCTGCTCTGCATTTTGCGGGTCTGCATATGTAGACATACCATTTACTAGCCGAGTTAAATAGGAGCTGGACTTCCGTCAGAACGGTGGATCTTAGGAATTCTAATGCTAttattccgttagttttcacgATTGGAATGGTTGTGGCCTCCCGAATCGTACGactgaacacaaaaagaatttaCAAGAAGTAAGGACAGACAGCTTAAAAGTCTTAGTATAAAAAGTTGGAGTTGATCGAGTAATTTCTTTTccgaatgaattttgaattgacacggatcaactgcccatgaaaatatttgttgagacCACTGAAATGACTGAGCAATTGGTGCCTTCTTCCTAAAACGTCAAAAACTCAAAGCATGTCATTCCGTTGTGATACAATCTTACTTTGTTGTTAAATCTTTATGATATTGATCTCAGGAAGTCAGTCGTTTACATATTGGATTGAATTGTGTAAGGACTCTTCAAGTTGATCCTCTGGCGGATTCTGCAAAAGCTCTCTCATCTGAATGTAACTTTGACATACAGGTGATCCTActgtttctgttttttgtgGTGCTTACTGGATTTGGCGTACTTATCTCTAGGGCAATCAGTTTCAATGCCTCATGTTCGTTTTGGCAACCATGGCAGACAAAGTTGCTTAACTCCACCCAACAAACACTCAATTTATGATTGCCTTAATCTAATGTCACCTCAATAGCCTCCGAAGCAAGCTCCTCCAGCATTGCTTCGGCCTGCAAATGAAAGTTCAGGCCAACAATTGTTTGGAAGTTCTCTAAGGGACATGAGCAAAGACCTTCCGATGTGTGCTCCTTGTTCTCTCTGCAAAGGGGCATAGGGAGCTTCTATTTATAACTCGGTTATCTTTCATGCCTGTGATAGATAAAAGAGTCTGGACCGACTAATATTATGTCACTGAGATTCATACATATGGTCATAACTGGGGAAATATTTGTTTAAGAGTGATGAATTGCAAAGATCTGGTCCAGATGTCCTTTGGCAATATTGAGAACTTATCACTAGGGAGGTCTTGAAGAGCGTAGTCCTGGAAATGAGCTATTCTGAAATTTGTTTTAGCATAGATTCTTGGTTCTGAGTTTTTCTATGAGATGGAAGGTGTGAGAAAGTCTGACTAGCGTAGTCTTGTGCCATGTTGGGATTCTGTGGAGTTGGTGAGCCAATTGATAGAGTAACGTGCAAAGTATGATGTCGTCAAACCATTCTAGTTGATTAAACTTGCTATCGTTGAAGCTAAGAAGTACTCTTACATATTCTTTGTGGCAGTCGCTATTTGGTAGTTGTTTGCTCTTATTGAAAAACATTACTGCAGTTCTTGGCAGGgtcctttgatttttattcattccgaccagttttgtggaattgatcaatttattctgattttctttcaggCATTTCGCTTTACGGCAGACAAGGAGGAATTAAGAGAACCACGAGTTGTCAAAGTTGGGCTTATTCAAAACTCTATAGTTCTTCCCACAACTACTTCCTTTCTAGATCACAATAGAATGAAAGACGCTGCTGGTGCTTTAGGAGTGAACATCTTATGCTTGCATGTTAGTCACGCCATGAAGCTTGAGCTGTACATTTTTGGGTTTctccttttggacttgaaagactgAAA includes these proteins:
- the LOC115730781 gene encoding beta-ureidopropionase-like, whose amino-acid sequence is METMQNGQATEEAAAARDGSVCGYKSLHRLLRHDLNPQVFQEVSRLHIGLNCVRTLQVDPLADSAKALSSECNFDIQAFRFTADKEELREPRVVKVGLIQNSIVLPTTTSFLDHNRMKDAAGALGVNILCLHEVWMMPFAFCTREKRRRENMFIVNPIVERDRCHCQQFIDRVGTESFSNLFTSGDGKPQQADFGHFYGSSHFSAPDPLCTRPHRDGSVV